A region of the Brienomyrus brachyistius isolate T26 chromosome 10, BBRACH_0.4, whole genome shotgun sequence genome:
TAGTCCGTTACAATAAACCTCTTGTTATTTCAGAGACTTTTGGGAGTCATGCAGGAAAGTGGTGGAACAACTCAGGGTTCGGAGGGGTTAGTAGGGCTGGAGGAACCCAAGAAGATGACCAGGGAGGATTGGAGGAAGAAGAAGGAACttgaagagcaaaggaaactaggAAATGCTCCAGCTGAGGTGGATGAAGAGGGAAAGTAAGTCTGTCTAAGGGGAGGATTTGGGCTGGATGCTAATTCCCAGAATCCTCTGACTGTGGCTCTGTGGCTGCAAGTGGCCTTAGATGCCCATAGAGGACTCTGCAATGAAGCGAGAGCACTACCAGGGTTGtctttattaaataaaattatgtaTAAATAATCTTCTAACCTGTTTTCCACAGGCTGCTTTTAGgagatgtttttgtttttcattggatTTTGACTGGTGTTTTACCTTGATTTGTTCTACTGTACTCTCTCAGCTGGTAGTTGAGGCAGACAGCTACTGCCTGAGCCCACATTATTATTAGCTTCCATATCTGCTGCCCCAGTCCTTAACTTCTCCTCTTCCCATCTTCAGAGACATCAACCCCCACATCCCTCAGTACATCTCATCCGTACCCTGGTACATCGACCCCTCAAAGAGACCAACCTTGAAGCATCAGAGACCCCAGGATGACAGACAGAAGCAGTTCACTGGGATTGGCGAGTGGTATAAAAAGGGCGTGGTCGAGGTGAGACTTCTTAAATCGCGCTCCCTTCCTTCTGTCTCCTCCTGCTGAGGGGGAGACAGCGGTGCAAGCTGAGTGCCCACATGACTTCTGAAAGTCGTGTTTGTCTTCCTGGAACAGAAGCCTGTTACCACAAAGTACCGGAAGGGGGCTTGCGAAAACTGTGGCTCCCTGACCCACAAAAAGAAAGATTGTGTTGAGGTGAGGAGACATAGGctttcatattagcataaacAGTTTCTGCTTCTTAGGGACGGCAAAGCAGCAAGATGACTCTGAACAACTTGCTTTGAAATGCTTCTGGATTATTAAGGCCGTCTGAAGTTGGTTTGTGTCATGTTGCATGGAGTAAGTGGCAAAGAGGTGGGTCTGAAATGCATATTTCCTTCCTTGTTCTTCACCCCAAGCGACCTAGAAAGGTCGGGGCAAAATTTACAGGCATGGGAATCGCCGCGGACGAGCACAAACAGGTCAATCTGTTGTTGGACTATGATGGGAAGCGGGACCGCTGGAATGGCTACGACCCTGAGGAGCACATGCGCATTGTAGAGGAGTACGCCAAGGTGGACTTGGTGGGTGTTGATTATtgcaactattattattattctagtGCAACCAGCTTTTGTTGTAAGCCCGTACGTGAGTACAGTCATTTGCACACAAACTAAACGCCCCCATGTGCTCTCACAGGCGAAGCGCACTCTGAAGGCGCAGAAACTGCAGGAGGAACTGGCTTCCGGGAAGCTGATGGATCAGGCGGTGAGTGTCAGGGTCCCATTTACACGTTCTGCTCTTCGATCAGAGAAGCCCTGGGAAATATATGATAGGCAGATTGCATTTTGATAGCTGGAAATACAGGAATGTAAATAGGTAGTTCATTTTTCTTCTGAAAAAAAATGCCAGTTGACTATAATTGTGTACAGTTGATCTTTCTACAGATGTTGATGACAAAAGTTTTGTCATCTGCTGCCAGGTCTTGGTTTCATTTTGTCAGGTTCATCCTTTTCTGTTTATCTGTAGGTCTCATCCAGGAAGCAGTGGGATGAGGATGAGCATGGTTCACAGGTAAGAGTGCTTAAATAAATAGCATTTGTTTGCGCCTGGCCCTGGGTTGAATGAGTAAAGTGAGGTTGCTGGATTATTGGGCAGATGTGGGGAAGACGGGGGCCTTTTCTCCATAGCTGGGGCTGCTGCTGCCGCCGTCCAAAATCTGCACTGCATGGCTTAACTTGCTGAAGGCTCAGACAAATGTAGTTAAGATGtcattttaaagtttttttttttaggaatttTAAGACTCCAGTAGTTGTAACATTTGTTATTTCCATAATATTGTGTGTCACTGCATCGTGTGAAGTGTTAATTTCTACTGCTGAGGAGGATTCGCTGTGTGACGACTTTCTGTATGTCGATTCTAAGATAATTTGTGATCGGTTAAATCAATCCATGCTAAccatctcacccccccccccccccccccccaaaggaacGAGAGCACAACAGCGAGGACGAGGATGAGGACAAGTACGCAGACGACATAGACATGCCCGGGCAGAACTTCGACTCCAAACGACGCATCACTGTGAGGAATCTGCGCATCAGAGAGGACACGGCCAAGGTGAGAGGAGCGTCTCACACGTACAGTCAGAGAAGCGCATTGATGTATCAGATTATTGATTCTGTGCCTGTGGAGTTTTCCAGAACTTTGCGGAACATAACCGTTTGTTCTAACTTTCTGCCCTTTACCCTTGCAGTACCTGAGAAATCTGGATCCCAACTCGGCCTACTATGATCCAAAGACTCGTGCCATGCGGGAGAACCCGTATTCCAACACTGGCAAGAACCCCGAAGAGTACGTTCTCTCTCTACTTTTTCTTCCCATATTCCTGGCTCTGTAGCACCTTTCGAGCTCTTTTTGATCCTTCCTGCTGTCTCTCTTTCGCGCGGTAGGGTCGGCTATGCTGGGGACAACTTCGTGCGGTACACTGGCGACACCGTCACCATGGCCCAGACGCAGCGTGAGTCATGGCTCCCTTGTGATATAAGCTTGGCAAAGGGGCTGGGGGGCCCGTGAATTAGCGGGATGATAAGGGATGTGTCTGTGTCGTCTGCCGGAGACAGTCGGGATACAAGCACTCAAGTCTCACTTCCTGACGCTAAGTTTGGGGGTGTTAAGCTGTGATTACACGGCAGAATGGGGGCGGAGTCTAACTTTGTTGTGCTACGTGCCGAGTCGCACATAGGATGAGCGAGCAGCTTTGGCGGTGGGTGCGTTCGAGGGGATGAAGTGGGGCAGGGGGATGGTTAAGCTTCCGTTCTGCTTGCCAGTGTTTGCCTGGGAGGCCTACGAGAGGGGCTCAGACGTCCATCTGCAGGCCGATCCCACtaaactggagctgctgcaccaGTCCTTCAAGGTGAAGAAGGAGGATTTCAAGGAGCAGCAGAAGGAGAGCATCCTTGAAAAGGTATTCCCTGTTCTCTCTGTTAAGCTTATTATACATTCCAGTGTCTTCTGGGTATttaagttttcttttttatctGGTAACAGTACGGAGGTCAAGAACATCTGGATGCTCCCCCGCAAGAGCTCCTCCTGGCCCAAACGGAAGAGTACCTGGAATATTCTCGCCACGGAGCCGTGCTTAAGGGTCTGGAGAAGGCCGTGGCACGGTCCAAATATGAGGAGGACGTCCTCCTCAACAACCACACCGTGAGTGCCTCAGGGCCaccgggggggggaggcatgagAACTTgtacagtgacagcagagctaCTGCTGCATTTCCTCAGTTTGTATAAACGTAGATGCAGGGAGTCCGGAGTCGCTGCCTCTTACTGCACTAATAGGTTTGTGTATTTATTCAGATCAGATGCAGGTTACATGCTGATGACATAGAAGGACGTCGTGTGATTTTCTTTAGTTTTAACCAAAACTGTGTGTTATCTACAGACAAACTGCGGTTTTAGCATCCGAATGAGCTGTTGGACAGGTGAAAGTAACAGATTGTGCCGGTGTTTCCTGTTGAACTTCAGTGCATCTGGGGGTCATACTGGAAAGATGGCTGCTGGGGCTACAAGTGCTGCTACTCACTGGTGAAGCAGAGCTACTGCACTGGAGATGCTGGAATTAAAACAGTGGTAGGTAGAGACCGTACTCAGGACCATGTGGCCATGCTCTTAGGCACCGTCAGCATTTTTTCGGAACTTAGAGCAGAAAAACGTTCAGCGAAAGACGATGTGTTCTGGTGAGAGTCTGCATGTCGATAGCTTGAGTTCGTCTTCATAGTTTATTGTAATGAGCCCTGATGGTGGGTGACAGAGACTTTCCATCTCGAATATCCATGCAGATGAATGTGTCCTGATAGGTTGACTGAACTTCTCTTCCTCCAGAACTCCAACTGCACGCCGTTTGAGGAGGACCTGGAAAAGGAGGTTGAAGATGAACAACCTAAGACTTTGTTGGAGGTAAGTCCCTTTTATTGAACCTTTATCACAGACAGGAAcccaatttattttttttgtttgtttaaactATTCTtcatctttttttccccagttaatttttttaattactttcaGTGTACTCATCTTTCCACTGGATCCAGTGAACTCATTTCCCTGTTGAGACGTGTACCTGCCGTTTTGTCCCCCACAGATGCATCAGGAAAAGATGAAAgcgaaaaagaggaagaagaacaGGAAACGGGACTCGGACAGCAGCGATGAGGAGGATGAggccaagaagaagaagaagctgaTTAAGGTAATGGGAGGTCGTCAGGTCAGGTGTCTTTGAAAACCAGGGAACCAGGCTGCCGTGCACCAACAGGGTTTACCTGTCATTCATGTAGATTTATCTCAGTTCTTGGGCTTGAAAAACAAGGACTATTTACCACCTTTTTAGTCCTTGATATGCATATTGTCAGTAGGATGTCTGAGATAATATTCCAGTAACCATACACTCAGAAAAAAGGTAAAAACTTGTACCTTTACTTGTCAATGGTGCTGGTctttcaagggtctgccaattatacccttagctgtaggtaattgtacctttttaaGGTAAGGAAATGAACTCTGAAGAACATTTGTGtcattgatggtacattaatgtcgtttgtacctttgggatgttcctcagagtccattccTGTACCTTAGAATGTACAGTtacaagggtacagccccagtgacaagcaaaggtatatGTTTTTACCTTTATTTCCTGGGAGTGCAAAGGGTTTTAAAATTTGGACCTAAATTCACATCCCTGGATATTCTGTTTGCCATAATGGAGACCTATGGAGAACAGGAAGCTTGCTTCACCCTTGGCTGATGATAGCTAATGGCCATCCAAGTTCCATTCCTTCCTTGGCCTGCCCTGCAGCCCCTGTCCCCAGCGAGCTCCTCTCCTTCCTGGGCCTGCCCTGCAGCCCCTGTCCCCAGCGAACTCCTCTCCTTCCTCGGCCTGCCCTGCAGCCCCTGTCCCCAGCGAGCTCCTCTCCTTCCTGGGCCTGCCCTGCAGCCCCTGTCCCCAGCGAACTCCTCTCCTTCCTCGGCCTGCCCTGCAGCCCCTGTCCCCAGCGAGCTCCTCTCCTTCCTCGGCCTGCCCTGCAGCCCCTGTCCCCAGCgagctcctcctcttcttcgGCCTGCCCTGCAGCCACTGTCCCCAGGGAGCTCCTCTCCTTCCTCGGCATGCCCTGCAGCCACTGTCCCCAGGGAGCTCCTCTCCTTCCTCGGCATGCCCTGCAGCCCCTGTCCCCAGCGAGCTCCTCTCCTTCCTCGGCCTGCCCTGCAGCCACTGTCCCCAGCGAGCTTCTCTCCTTCCTCGGCCTGCCCTGTAGCTCATTTGCCTGTAGCCCCAGTCTCTGACCTTTTTATGATCCCTACTTCCCCCAGGCCCTCACTGCAGAGGAGCAACGTCTGAAGCAGGTGGACAAGCTGATGCAGGTGGACGAGCGCCGACGCCCCTACAACAGCCTGCAGGAAGTGAAGGAGCCCACTGAGGAGGAGATGGAAGCCTTCCGCATGAAGCGCAGCCGGCCCGATGACCCCATGGCCTCCTTCCTGGGCCAGTGATCTGCGATAGGGGTCTCTTTGGACCCCGGTGGGTGGTGCAAGGATTCCGTGCTTTTCATCCAGGAATCTTGGGGTGTGCATTGAGAAAACGTGACCTAATTGTCTTTGCCGCAGTTGTCCATAATAAAAGTATTAGTAAATAAATCCATATACTTTTCGCTGTCACAAACCACGTTAAACTGCATGGCATAAGtgtcttattttttatttttttttactcattcaTTTTGAGCTCAGTCCTGATCTTGTATGTAAATATCGAATATAACAGAATGGAACCTTGTCTTTGTGTTAacgctcttctcctccttctggtacagtcctgctgttggagatgCCTGATGGCATTCCATGTTTCCTAATCCTTGTGAGATTTCCCCGCAGATGTATTAATGCAGAAAGGGTTTGGAGGCCAGATGGGATTCCAGCAGCTGTCTGGTGGATATGTTTGCCGAGAGCAGAACGGCACTTAGTTTGCAATCAGACATACCTTTAAGAGTATGTCACAaattttattggggggggggggggggattaatctGCTACAATAAAGAGGTTCCGACCAAGACTGTAACAGTATTGATGCTCAAGAGAGTAGAGAGCATTAACTGGGGCCCATTTGGGGTGTGGAACTGGAGTCTGAGAAGGAAGAATGGGGAGAAGGTGGGGTGTGACCCAACCAGCGGTTTAGCTGGTAGAAAATCTTAAGGTCCTACTACACTTCTGAGCCGTAATGCTAAAACTGAGAACATAACGGAGGAGAGATGAAGGAAAAAGCAAAATGAAACGAATGAGGGACATGATGTTTCTAGCACGTGCTGTCTGTTCAACGAAGGGTCTCCCGTTTTCTGCCACTTGGCCTGTCTCTGTCTTTGGATGTCCCTAAGCAGAGGGACGCGGTTCGTATCTGGTTACATCGCGCGCGTTAGCTTCGTTAGATGCAGTTTCCCGACCTTAACGGCGCCCCGTGATGTTAAAACTCCCAACGGCGCGTGCACCTGACAAACACGTGTCTTTACTCATATAGGgcaatattaaaatgttttaaaaaggtttcaTATCAAGTAGATAAATACGCCTgtatattttttgtgtaagatttTCACAAATAAATGCATACGGTAATTCATTGAGTGGCGCTTTTTCCCTTCTCGTTCATGTATTTCCGATGTTGTGATGTTTGATTCATTGCAAGTTTGCGTCACAGATGAAATATTTCTTGGCGCAGATAGAGGGTCGTTGCATCGGGAACGGATGGTGAAAATAAAGCTGCCTTAATGTCCTCGTGTTCTCTGTGGGGACGTGCTTTAAGCTGTCGGCGTGTGTTGTGAAAAGTTTATCACGCAGTCTAACAAAAGTTCGGCTCCCCTTTTCACAAGACGGATAAAACTGCAGATTGCGAGTGGTGAAGTTGGTGGTAAGATACTTTCTTTAAATTAAAGTCATCTGTTTGTTTAGCCAGAAATAGGCAGGGCTCTTATGAGGCTTAAGCGTACTTATTAGTCCCACTTCATCGTGAAAGTAATATAGCAAATACTTCTAATTAATAGCTCTGTGATTTATACATGTCTTCTTGCAGATCCGATCGTACGTCCATTTTCTGTGAGTTTAAAATTAGTTGTAAAACATGTAAATAAATGCTACATGTTACATATTATTGCAACATCATAATAGGCATATTGCTCTTATTTAAAACGCGCAGTCCCTTCTTGTTAAAAACTTAACGAAATCATCCTGTAAAATGGTTTCATACGTTTTTCAGCAGGATATGTTTACTTAAGCAGTATAATATCAGGAATTAGGCCTATTTATTTTAGACTCAATATTTGTCTTTATTTGCGCATAGGGATTAGCGATCGGATAATCAACCATTGTTTTCGGACGTACGATCATCTTATACAGTGATGCTGTATCCAGTGTCGTTCGCATTAGTTTTTTTCCGTTATCTATAACCTACCGTTTGTCCGGTTTTCCCTGCCGCCTACTTTCCCTGGTACCCCAGTCGCATTGCTTTTCACGTTTGCCTCCCCTGCTTTGCCTAACCAGGTGGGATCATGCTCCCGCTGGTGCTTCTGGTCTCCATGCTGTCACTCACCTGCCAACAGATGGCACTTCCTCCCTTTAAAAAGGGCCGGAACTTCACCATCCATTCCTCCCAGCTGTCGTGCAGCCTCCCCGGCCCCAAGGGCCCACCCGGCCTACCCGGAGCCCCGGGGCCCGCCGGCTCCATCGGCAGGATGGGCTTTCCCGGAAAGGACGGGCCGGATGGACAGGATGGGGAGAAGGGCGAGAAGGGAGACAGAGGCACGTTCAGCACTTCAAATGTGAATGAGTGAAGCATGTGCTGTATGGTAAATGTAAACCTGACATGATAATTACTGTCCTAACTGTGTGAGTGGGGCTGTTGACAGAAATACAGGGACTTCCCCAGGTAAGAACGTCCAGCTTACGGACAACTCCTGCTTACGAATGGACCaccataaagcctattatataaATAATTCTGGCTAAATATGTACAATGGTTCATGATAATTAATGCAGGCAGTACTCTGCCAGCTCGTAAAAACATTGCACAACTTAAGTGGTCCATCGGCTcaaagtacagtacagtacagtaccttTTGTagctacttttattattactgtataataatttattactattattatgtattatttttccAACTTATCTGCAAATTTGACTTAAAGAGAGGTTTAGGGAAAGATCTGGACTGTAACCTGGGAACTGCCTGTATGGAAGTGGTTTACTAATGTGTAGTTAAAAACAGGGGATAACTGAtgtatgcaccccccccccccccccccccccccccccaaaaggtgAACAGGGCAGACCTGGAAATCCCGGGAAGCCTGGTATCAAAGGCCGTCAAGGCATGACAGGCAAGGCGGGACTCAGGGGCCCAAAGGGGTTACGTGGGGCCCCAGGTCTCGCAGGGGTCCGTGGAGGAAAAGGCGAGGCGGGAGATGACGGGCAAGCAGGGGTCCCGGGGGGCTGCAGCTGTGGGACCAATGCAGCACGCTCTGCTTTCTCCGTGGCCGTGACCAAGAGCTACCCCAAGGAGCGTCTGCCCATCCGATTCAACCGCATCCTGATGAACGAGGGCAGTCACTACAACGCCAGCACTGGCAAGTTCGTCTGCGCCGTTCCTGGCGTCTACTTCTTCAGCTATGACATCACGCTGGCCAACAAGCACCTAGCCATC
Encoded here:
- the slu7 gene encoding pre-mRNA-splicing factor SLU7, with the translated sequence MQESGGTTQGSEGLVGLEEPKKMTREDWRKKKELEEQRKLGNAPAEVDEEGKDINPHIPQYISSVPWYIDPSKRPTLKHQRPQDDRQKQFTGIGEWYKKGVVEKPVTTKYRKGACENCGSLTHKKKDCVERPRKVGAKFTGMGIAADEHKQVNLLLDYDGKRDRWNGYDPEEHMRIVEEYAKVDLAKRTLKAQKLQEELASGKLMDQAVSSRKQWDEDEHGSQEREHNSEDEDEDKYADDIDMPGQNFDSKRRITVRNLRIREDTAKYLRNLDPNSAYYDPKTRAMRENPYSNTGKNPEEVGYAGDNFVRYTGDTVTMAQTQLFAWEAYERGSDVHLQADPTKLELLHQSFKVKKEDFKEQQKESILEKYGGQEHLDAPPQELLLAQTEEYLEYSRHGAVLKGLEKAVARSKYEEDVLLNNHTCIWGSYWKDGCWGYKCCYSLVKQSYCTGDAGIKTVNSNCTPFEEDLEKEVEDEQPKTLLEMHQEKMKAKKRKKNRKRDSDSSDEEDEAKKKKKLIKALTAEEQRLKQVDKLMQVDERRRPYNSLQEVKEPTEEEMEAFRMKRSRPDDPMASFLGQ
- the c1qtnf2 gene encoding complement C1q tumor necrosis factor-related protein 2, whose amino-acid sequence is MLPLVLLVSMLSLTCQQMALPPFKKGRNFTIHSSQLSCSLPGPKGPPGLPGAPGPAGSIGRMGFPGKDGPDGQDGEKGEKGDRGEQGRPGNPGKPGIKGRQGMTGKAGLRGPKGLRGAPGLAGVRGGKGEAGDDGQAGVPGGCSCGTNAARSAFSVAVTKSYPKERLPIRFNRILMNEGSHYNASTGKFVCAVPGVYFFSYDITLANKHLAIGLVHNGQYKIKTFDANTGNHDVASGSTVLRLKRGDQVWLQIFYSEQNGLFFDPYWTDSLFTGFLIYADQDFLDGGDEKVTAGPV